In the genome of bacterium, the window TCGACGCGACGCGCGTGCGCAGCGTGCAGACGCGGGTCGCCGGCTGGATCGAGACGCTGGCGGTGAGCGCGGTCGGGACGCGCGTGGAGGCGGGCGCGCCGCTGCTGACCATCTACGCGCCCGAACTGGTGGCCGGCCAGGAGGAGTTGCTGCGGGCCGTCGTCGCGCGGGACGCCGCGGCGGGCGGCGACCCGCAGACGCTGGCGAACGCCGAACACCTCGTCGCGGCGGCGCGGCGGCGGCTGAGCCTCTTCGAGGTGCCGGACGCGTTCGTCGCCCGGCTCGAGCAGACCGGCAAGCCGGCGCGCGCCGTGCCTCTGCTCTCGCCGGCCACGGGCGTGGTCACCGAGCGCCTGGCCTTCGAGGGCATGCGGGTGGAGCCGGGCCTGACGCTGCTGCAGGTGTCGGACCTCTCCGAGGTGTGGGTCGAGGCCCGCTTCTACGAGTACGAAGCCGCCCTGGTCGCCGAGGGCGCGCCGGTCGAGGTGCGGCTGCCGCACGACCCGGGCATCGTGCTGCCGGGCCGGATCGACTACGTCTACCCGACGCTGGACGACGCCTCCCGCACCCTGGCCGCGCGCATCGTCCTGGACAACGGGTTCGGGATGCTGCGGCCGGGCATGTACGCGAACGTGACGCTGCTCGCGGACCGCGGCGAGGCCCTGGTCGTTCCCGACGACGCCATCCTGGACACGGGCGAGCGGCGCCTGGTCTTCGTCTCCCTCGGCGAGGGCCGCTTCACGCCGCGCGAGGTCGAGGTGGGCGTGCGCTCGGGCGGCAAGGCGCAGATCCTGGACGGGCTCACGGCCGGCGAGCAGGTCGTCGTGCGGGCCAACTTCCTGCTCGACAGCGAGTCGCGCCTGCGCGCCGCGCTGCTCGGCGCCGACGCCGATGCCGCGACCACGACCCCGACCGGCGGCCACGCGGGGGACCACCGGTGATCGCGCGCATCATCGAGTTCAGCGCGCGCAACCGGCTGCTGGTGCTGGCGCTCACGGCACTGGCCTGCGCCTACGCCGTCCACACGCTGCAGACCATCCGCCTCGACGCCCTGCCGGACCTCTCGGACACGCAGGTCATCATCGTCACGAAGTGGGACCGCTCGCCGGACATCGTCGAGGACCAGGTCACCTACCCGATCGTGAGCGGCCTGCTCGGCGCGCCCGGGACGAAGGCCATCCGCGGCTTCTCGGACTTCGGCTATTCGTTCGTCTACGTGGTCTTCGAGGACGGCACCGACCTCTACTGGGCCCGCTCGCGCGTGCTCGAGTACCTCGACGAGATCAAGCCGCGGCTGCCCGCGGGCGTGGCGGTCTCGCTGGGGCCCGACGCGACGGGCGTGGGTTGGGTCTTCCAGTACGCGCTCGTCGACCGCGGGAACCGCCACGGGCTCGACGACCTGCGCTCCTACCAGGACTGGACGCTGCGCTACGCGATCCAGGCCGTCCCCGGCGTGGCCGAGGTGGCCTCCGTCGGCGGTTTCCAGCGGCAGTACCAGATCACGGTCGACCCCGTCCGCCTGGCCGCCCACGGGGTGCCGCTGCACGCGGTGATGGACGCCGTCCGGGCCTCGAACGACGAGGTGGGCGGCCGCCTGCTCGAGTGGAGCGGCGCCGAGTACATGGTGCGCGGGCGCGGCTACGCCAAGTCGCTCGCCGACTTCGAACGGATCGTCGTCAAGACCGCCCCCGGCGGCGTGCCGGTGCTGCTGCGCGACGTCGCCCGCCTGGAGCTAGGCCCCGACCTGCGCCGCGGCGTGGCCGACCTCGACGGCGGGGGCGACGCGGTGGGCGGCATCGTCGTCATGCGCCACGGCGAGAACGCCCTGAACGTGATCGGGCGCGTGAAGGAGAAGCTGCACGAGCTGGAGCCGGGCCTGCCGGAGGGGGTGGAGTTCGTCACCACCTACGACCGCAGCGACCTCATCCACCGCGCCATCGACACCCTCGTGCACGAGCTGCTGCTGCAGATGGTCATCGTCTCGCTGGTCATCCTGATCTTCCTGTGGCACGCGCCGTCGGCCATCGTGCCCATCATCACGATCCCGGTTTCGGTGCTGCTGGCGTTCATCCCGCTGCGGGCCATGGGCGTCACGATCAACATCATGTCGCTCGCCGGCATCGCCATCTCCATCGGCGTGCTCGTCGACGGGGCCATCGTCGAGGTGGAGAACGCCTACAACCGCATCCACCTCTGGCAGGCGGGCGGTCGCAAGGGGAGCTTCCACGAGGTGCGGCTCCAGGCGCTGAAGGAGGTGGGCCCCTCGGTCTTCTTCTCGCTGCTGGTGATCGCGGCGGCCTTCATCCCCGTGTTCACCCTGGTCGACCAGGAAGGCCGCCTCTTCAAGCCGCTCGCCTTCTCGAAGAACCTCGCGATGGCCCTCGCGGCCGTGCTCGCCATCACGCTGGACCCGGCGATGCGCATGATGTTCGCGCGCAGCGAGCCCTTCCGGTTCCGGCCGCGGGCGCTGGCGCGCCTGGCCACGGCGGCCCTGGTGGGCACCTACCACGCCGAGGAGAAGCACCCGATCAGCCGCGCCATCGCCCGCGCCTACGACCCCGCCTGCCGCTTCGTGCTGCGCTACCCGCGCGGCGTGATCGCGGCGGCCCTGCTGGCCGTGGCGGTCACGGTGCCGGCATACTTCCGGCTGGGCACGGAGTTCATGCCGCCCCTGAACGAGGGCTCCATCCTCTACATGCCGACGACGCTGCCCGGCATCTCGGTGACCCAGGCCGCCGAGCTGCTGCAGACGCAGGACCGCGTCCTGAAGTCGTTCCCCGAGGTCCTGAGCGTCTACGGCAAGGCCGGCCGCGCCGACACGTCCACCGACCCGGCGCCGCTGTCGATGATGGAGACGACGGTCGTGCTCAAGCCGCGGGACGAGTGGCGCGCCAGGGAGCGCTGGTACACCGGCCGGCTGCCCGAGTTCGTCCTGCCGCTGGTGAGGCCGCTCTGGCCCGACCGCATCTCCTGGGACGAGCTGGTGGCCGAGATGGACCGCGCCCTGCGCATCCCGGGCGTGACCAACGCCTGGACCATGCCCATCAAGGCCCGCATCGACAT includes:
- a CDS encoding efflux RND transporter periplasmic adaptor subunit; translation: MRSAKLFALALILAAALAGCGGGDGREHGAPAGGQAAGAAKKWLCPMHPTYISDHKEACPICGMDLVPAAEFSAQQGGGASGVPGMAAIELSDEAVRLAGVRTQPATVETMNTEIRAVGLVTVDATRVRSVQTRVAGWIETLAVSAVGTRVEAGAPLLTIYAPELVAGQEELLRAVVARDAAAGGDPQTLANAEHLVAAARRRLSLFEVPDAFVARLEQTGKPARAVPLLSPATGVVTERLAFEGMRVEPGLTLLQVSDLSEVWVEARFYEYEAALVAEGAPVEVRLPHDPGIVLPGRIDYVYPTLDDASRTLAARIVLDNGFGMLRPGMYANVTLLADRGEALVVPDDAILDTGERRLVFVSLGEGRFTPREVEVGVRSGGKAQILDGLTAGEQVVVRANFLLDSESRLRAALLGADADAATTTPTGGHAGDHR
- a CDS encoding CusA/CzcA family heavy metal efflux RND transporter — its product is MIARIIEFSARNRLLVLALTALACAYAVHTLQTIRLDALPDLSDTQVIIVTKWDRSPDIVEDQVTYPIVSGLLGAPGTKAIRGFSDFGYSFVYVVFEDGTDLYWARSRVLEYLDEIKPRLPAGVAVSLGPDATGVGWVFQYALVDRGNRHGLDDLRSYQDWTLRYAIQAVPGVAEVASVGGFQRQYQITVDPVRLAAHGVPLHAVMDAVRASNDEVGGRLLEWSGAEYMVRGRGYAKSLADFERIVVKTAPGGVPVLLRDVARLELGPDLRRGVADLDGGGDAVGGIVVMRHGENALNVIGRVKEKLHELEPGLPEGVEFVTTYDRSDLIHRAIDTLVHELLLQMVIVSLVILIFLWHAPSAIVPIITIPVSVLLAFIPLRAMGVTINIMSLAGIAISIGVLVDGAIVEVENAYNRIHLWQAGGRKGSFHEVRLQALKEVGPSVFFSLLVIAAAFIPVFTLVDQEGRLFKPLAFSKNLAMALAAVLAITLDPAMRMMFARSEPFRFRPRALARLATAALVGTYHAEEKHPISRAIARAYDPACRFVLRYPRGVIAAALLAVAVTVPAYFRLGTEFMPPLNEGSILYMPTTLPGISVTQAAELLQTQDRVLKSFPEVLSVYGKAGRADTSTDPAPLSMMETTVVLKPRDEWRARERWYTGRLPEFVLPLVRPLWPDRISWDELVAEMDRALRIPGVTNAWTMPIKARIDMLTTGVRTPVGIKIFGPDLAELERLGTRIESVLPVVEGTRSVFAERAAGGYFVDIEPRRDELARLGLTVADLQEVIMFAVGGENLGTVIDGRARYSINVRYPRELRDDLEKLGRVLVDAPGGAAVPLAQVADLKVVSGPAMLRDENGFLASYVYVDVAGRDIGGYVEEAKRVVREQVDLPAGYVLQWSGQYENMLRVEKRLRLVVPATLVLIFLLLLANTRSAFKTGVVLLSVPFSAVGAVWLLHLLGYNVSIAVWVGLIALLGLDAETAVFMLLFLDLSYDRARSEGRLRNLAELDDAILHGAVKRARPKLMTVASSFIGLLPIMWSTGAGADVMKRIAAPMIGGLATSFLLELLVYPAIYKLWKVRELGLSFPSGRRRWAGRLSSLRMSGNLMGSDRPR